The following are from one region of the Pseudomonas putida genome:
- the trbC gene encoding conjugal transfer system pilin TrbC codes for MQANTSLFRFNAQTFGYLAFSFLMLAVMVAPENAFASSSTGGSLPYESWLTSLQKSVTGPVAFAVSIIGIVVAGGVLIFGGDLNGFFRTMIFLVLVMALIVGANNIMTTFFGTSAELAQLLPQYGPAQGQV; via the coding sequence ATGCAAGCCAACACTTCGCTGTTCCGCTTTAACGCCCAGACCTTTGGCTACCTGGCCTTCAGCTTCCTGATGCTGGCTGTGATGGTAGCTCCGGAAAACGCCTTCGCCTCTTCCAGCACCGGCGGTTCGCTGCCCTATGAGAGCTGGCTGACCTCGCTGCAAAAATCGGTTACCGGCCCTGTTGCTTTCGCTGTGTCGATCATCGGCATCGTGGTCGCGGGGGGCGTCCTGATCTTCGGCGGCGACCTCAATGGCTTCTTCCGTACGATGATCTTCCTCGTTCTGGTAATGGCACTGATCGTTGGCGCGAACAACATCATGACCACCTTCTTCGGCACCAGCGCCGAGCTGGCACAGCTGCTGCCGCAGTATGGCCCGGCGCAAGGTCAGGTCTGA